Genomic segment of Dromiciops gliroides isolate mDroGli1 chromosome 3, mDroGli1.pri, whole genome shotgun sequence:
CAGGTTTGAGGAAAAGAATAAACTTCCTGATCTATTATTATTAGATCTATCCCTAAATGGAATGGTTGGCCTTAGGAGGCAATGAGTTCCCTTCTCTGCTTTGGACCTCTTCaagaagctggatgaccacttgccagGACTAGATGGTGATTAATTATGATCTATTCTGattctaaaattttgtgattctcaTGAGCAGTGAGAACAGAAGTTATTTGCTCTCTATTCTTTCTATGTTCAAAGAGACAACCTTTAAGACTGATTCCCCCGCTCAAAGATCCATGTCCTAAGCACAACAATCCCATTAACATTAGTTGGGCACCCTACTTGAAATAACAGACTCACAGGCCATCAGTAtaagtaaatttatttctatGGCAGAAGTGGTTGTCTCAACAATAGAAAAATAACACTATTTGCGGAGTCAGGAAGTACaaatatacctatacacatataacctacaTATGTGTAACCTATGGCATATGTTCTAGTTTTACACATCAGCAAGCCATTCTAGATTTCACAAGGAGCAAATACACAGTCAGTCAAGTTTTATCAATGTGTGAGATGAATTAAGTGCTAGGCTTCGGTTCTACAAAACAGAAAATACAAAAGATCTACTTGAAAGatgtttccattttctccctgCCCCTTTTTTAAAGTGAATGTAGTGCTCATGAAAGGTGCTAAATTGATCAATGGAAGACTTCAATTCCCAGAACCAGCCCAGGAAGCAATAGCTCTACACCCCACCAACTCTGGCTGGACCAGGGATCATGACCTGAGCATGGAGGAAGCACCTCCAGTATTAGGGAGAGGGTTTTCACCAATTTAAGTAAATCCTTAGTTTCTGTGATTAAATGGCAATGGAACTGATGAAACAAGTATTATTCTTTGGGGGTAGGGCATAGAGAAGAAATCCATTTTGTCTTAGCAAATaccatgcccctccccccaactcctttttttaaaagcctaaaaaTTGCAGAGGTTAAGTTTAAACTCATGTACGACTGCAAAATTTCTATCATGCTCACCCATTTACTTGTTCAAGTTTTTAATTAAGATTGAGAAGATCAATTTGTGTAGGACTCAAGATGAAAGGGGACTTAGTCTGCAGCTGTGTCTACACAGGTCTGAAACTGACAAAAATGTCCAAAGTCATCAGGTTAAGTTGAACGGTTTTTGAATATGATTCATTTTGGGTAAATCCCATTATTCCTGAACTGTTGAGTCTTAAATAGCTGTTTGTGAACTGAAGTGTGTGTGGGGACGGAGGATTATTATCATTCGATACACTATAACTACACATTTCTACACATATAATATTTAATGGTTTGGTCATTTAAGTATGTCTAAATAAACCagtgtggatttattttaactGTCTGTAGTTTTAGGAGCAAAGTTAATATATTACTTAAATTACACAATTAGCCTAGACATGAAGATGCTTATGAATCCTGGACATATATTATACATCCTAAGTAACATTACtaaatggaagagaatagcaCATTCATTTCTCCTATAGTGAAAAAGCTATATCACATAAAATATGTACTACTTAGTCACAATGAGTTATTGcctaccacaattttttttttccttttaaatacactAACAAACTGACAAAAAacagctaggaaaaaaaatatcaactGTCATGTTGCTACTTGACTTAGAGAAATCCTACCTATGACTTATAAACCTTTACAGGAAGATATCCATTACTTATGGAAACTTAGAAAATTCATTTCAAGTGTCCCTCCCTTTGAATACGAAGCCGttctttttctatctgtaaaCGTTCCTTTTCAATCTGAAGTTTCTCAGATTCAAACTTCAAAAACTGCAACCTGTCTTTTTCCAGTTGCAAGCGTTCTTTCTCAAGTTTCAATTTCTCAGTCTCTAAATCTAGGGGCtgcagaatatttttttctgcttggccGAGATCATTTTCCAGAGCAGGTTTCTCCAAATGGACAACCTGTAAcctcaatttttctctttcaatCTGCAGCCGCTCTTTCTCTACTTGGAGTCTTTCGTGCTCCATGTCTAAATGCCATAACCGTTCCTTCTCGATTTGCAGGCGCTCTTTTTCTATCTGTAGTCTTTCTGACTCGATGTCTAGACGTTGCTTTTCTATCTCAAGCTTCTGTTTCTCCAAGCTTATGAGTAAGTAGGAATCATCATAGGCAGACTGAGACTGTATTGAGGATAGAGTACCAAACTCTTTGATGTGGGGGAAATCATCAAGCTCATTTTCCCTCTTGGAATCTGGCACCACTGAGGATaacatttcttcctcctcctcctcctccatttcaaactgcaagaaaagaaaagaggactatttaagtatttatttacaaCTTCAGTGAAAGCTCTATAACgccacacaaaataaaactgcATGCTAAAACTCCCCAGATGTCaaagcaaatatatacacacctcacttttttaaaagttataacaAAAATCTGAAGACTACCATAGGAAACATGCTTCTATGTATATAATTTTGTGCGTAtgtccacatatatatatatatgtataattatatgtatgtatgtatatacaaatacatatatatgtatgtatgtgtatatgtatatacaaatataaacatacatacacatat
This window contains:
- the MSANTD4 gene encoding myb/SANT-like DNA-binding domain-containing protein 4 translates to MKQLKRKRKSNFSVQETQTLLKEIRKRKEVIFSKQLNTTINEMKRKAWEEIAECVNAVGEGEQRTGTEVKRRYLDWRALMKRKWLKANIKLVGSGFPLSSSDFNDSLTEELDEKILFPNESNLDWQNTADFKEADGSLTEIKEEEEEEEEEEEKGPQNFEFEMEEEEEEEMLSSVVPDSKRENELDDFPHIKEFGTLSSIQSQSAYDDSYLLISLEKQKLEIEKQRLDIESERLQIEKERLQIEKERLWHLDMEHERLQVEKERLQIEREKLRLQVVHLEKPALENDLGQAEKNILQPLDLETEKLKLEKERLQLEKDRLQFLKFESEKLQIEKERLQIEKERLRIQREGHLK